A portion of the bacterium genome contains these proteins:
- a CDS encoding diphthine--ammonia ligase, with amino-acid sequence MYAASWSGGKDGCLATYRALQQGLPVRVLLNTIADTYQRVRFHGTPKDFVRAQAEAMGLQLLQWPTPDDTYEESYQAALRELKGRGVEGMVFGDIFPEANRDWGIRMCRAAGLDWVHPIYGMDTQQVMAEFLGAGFEAVIVSGRPDVFSGAQMGMHLGPEFLAWAAAQPALDVCGENGEYHTAVVDGPLFRQRIEITESEPVQVNGHWFLDVRGWQLRGKS; translated from the coding sequence ATGTACGCAGCATCCTGGAGTGGCGGCAAGGACGGTTGCCTGGCCACCTACCGCGCCCTCCAGCAGGGCCTTCCGGTCCGCGTCCTGCTGAACACCATCGCCGACACCTACCAGCGCGTCCGCTTCCACGGCACGCCGAAGGACTTCGTCCGCGCCCAGGCCGAGGCCATGGGCCTGCAGCTCCTGCAGTGGCCGACCCCGGACGACACCTATGAGGAGTCGTACCAGGCCGCTCTGCGCGAGCTGAAGGGCCGTGGCGTCGAGGGCATGGTCTTCGGCGACATCTTCCCCGAGGCCAACCGCGATTGGGGCATCCGCATGTGCCGGGCAGCCGGGCTGGACTGGGTACACCCTATATATGGGATGGACACCCAGCAGGTCATGGCCGAGTTCCTGGGTGCGGGCTTCGAGGCCGTCATCGTCTCCGGCCGTCCCGACGTCTTCAGCGGTGCGCAGATGGGGATGCACCTCGGGCCGGAGTTCCTGGCATGGGCGGCCGCGCAGCCGGCCCTCGACGTGTGCGGCGAGAACGGCGAGTACCATACAGCAGTGGTAGACGGTCCGCTCTTCCGCCAACGGATCGAGATCACTGAGAGCGAACCGGTGCAAGTGAACGGCCACTGGTTCCTGGATGTGCGCGGGTGGCAGTTGAGGGGGAAGAGTTGA
- a CDS encoding type II toxin-antitoxin system VapC family toxin, whose amino-acid sequence MAVVIDSSGWLEYFLEGPLASAYAKHVKAPDVLVPTVVLYEVYKILKTRLERAHTARAMAQMTERQTVPLEDNLALTAAEISLAHNLPMADAIIYATAQQHEARLITSDAHFAELPGVEYIADKA is encoded by the coding sequence ATGGCCGTCGTGATCGATTCCTCAGGCTGGCTGGAGTACTTCCTCGAAGGACCGCTGGCGTCCGCGTACGCCAAGCATGTGAAGGCGCCGGACGTGCTGGTGCCGACGGTTGTGCTCTATGAAGTGTACAAGATCCTGAAGACCAGGCTCGAGCGTGCCCATACCGCAAGAGCCATGGCACAGATGACCGAACGACAAACCGTACCACTCGAGGACAATCTGGCCCTGACTGCGGCGGAGATCAGCCTCGCACACAACCTCCCGATGGCTGACGCCATCATCTATGCCACCGCCCAGCAGCATGAGGCTAGGCTCATCACCAGCGACGCCCACTTCGCGGAGCTACCCGGCGTTGAGTACATCGCAGACAAAGCGTGA
- a CDS encoding MFS transporter, producing MEPSVAPLSDDADQLPLRPLRHHLALTVYWLSNSLVWGALLHTGLQSRLGDWFGEQHIGLYFGILGAAGGVIGTVTQMVVGAFSDRSLHPWGRRRPFLVVGVLWGTGALVLLGGSHSFWPLAGALMLVQIGTNAALGPFSALLPDTVNPREHGKSAGLLGVARLLGDVGGLILAGLLLGAESLSGDQRAVLHDQRFPLMCNSMAGFMLLTMVVNCIIVREKPLRHRPAATPWQTIARSFDVDVRGYPDFFWLSLSRAVTNIGFYMFLQVTILYLEFSLGQTNPEGANMHLMLPAIAAAGVGSVISGTMSDRWGRKPLIFSSQFIMAGACAVFVIAPNMTWAYAAAVPAGLAYGIFTAVEWALACNLLPRGEAARYLGVWNASAVVPQVLAFATAPPLGSAISRLAPGLGWRVDFALTVVLCLAGAWFLRFVHERRHAAAEACPVAAGH from the coding sequence ATGGAGCCGTCCGTCGCCCCGCTATCTGACGATGCCGACCAGCTTCCTCTCCGTCCCCTGCGCCACCACCTGGCCCTCACCGTCTACTGGCTGAGCAACTCCTTGGTGTGGGGAGCGCTGCTGCACACCGGGCTACAGAGCCGCCTCGGTGACTGGTTCGGCGAGCAGCACATCGGCCTGTACTTCGGGATCCTGGGTGCCGCCGGCGGCGTGATCGGGACCGTCACGCAGATGGTCGTCGGGGCCTTTAGCGACCGCTCGCTGCATCCCTGGGGGCGGCGCCGCCCCTTCCTGGTGGTCGGTGTGCTGTGGGGCACCGGGGCTCTGGTGCTGCTGGGCGGGTCCCACTCCTTCTGGCCGCTCGCCGGCGCGCTGATGCTGGTCCAGATCGGCACCAACGCAGCCCTGGGGCCGTTCTCGGCGCTGCTGCCCGACACTGTCAACCCCCGGGAGCACGGCAAGTCCGCCGGCCTGCTGGGCGTAGCGCGCCTGCTGGGCGATGTCGGCGGTCTCATCCTCGCCGGCTTGCTGCTCGGGGCGGAGAGCCTGTCTGGAGACCAGCGGGCGGTCCTCCATGACCAGCGCTTCCCGCTGATGTGTAACTCGATGGCGGGCTTCATGCTGCTGACGATGGTGGTCAACTGCATCATTGTCCGCGAGAAGCCGCTGCGGCACCGCCCGGCCGCGACCCCCTGGCAGACCATCGCTCGCTCCTTTGATGTGGACGTGCGGGGCTACCCGGACTTCTTCTGGCTGTCGCTCTCCCGCGCTGTCACGAACATTGGCTTCTACATGTTCCTGCAGGTCACAATCCTGTACCTGGAGTTCAGCCTGGGCCAGACCAACCCCGAGGGCGCCAACATGCACTTGATGCTCCCGGCCATCGCGGCGGCCGGGGTCGGCAGTGTCATCTCCGGCACCATGTCGGATCGCTGGGGCCGCAAGCCGCTGATCTTCTCGTCCCAGTTCATCATGGCAGGCGCCTGCGCTGTCTTTGTGATCGCGCCCAACATGACATGGGCGTATGCCGCCGCTGTACCGGCCGGACTGGCCTATGGCATCTTCACCGCCGTCGAGTGGGCCCTGGCCTGCAATCTCCTGCCCCGCGGCGAGGCCGCCCGCTATCTGGGCGTGTGGAACGCCTCGGCGGTCGTGCCCCAGGTACTCGCCTTCGCCACGGCCCCGCCCCTGGGCAGCGCCATCTCGCGGCTGGCGCCGGGTCTGGGCTGGCGGGTGGACTTCGCCCTGACCGTCGTGCTGTGTCTGGCGGGCGCGTGGTTCCTCCGCTTCGTGCACGAGCGGCGGCACGCCGCCGCCGAGGCGTGCCCCGTCGCTGCCGGCCACTGA
- a CDS encoding A24 family peptidase, producing the protein MAPGQVAVLVATCAVLVISVFTDVRDGKIYNAVTLPAALLGLVLNTIAKGLPGLGLSLAGLALGLALFFLSALVGRILGAGDCKLFAAVGALQGPQFLLWAILISLIVGGVFGILVALWRGVLRHSLQRVWQAVYFKICLKMPMDIAQTSSKLRLPYAVAILAGCLFTIWWQQGRPQ; encoded by the coding sequence ATGGCTCCCGGACAAGTCGCGGTACTTGTTGCTACCTGCGCTGTTCTGGTGATCTCGGTCTTCACCGATGTGCGCGACGGCAAGATCTACAATGCCGTCACCCTCCCTGCTGCCCTCCTCGGTCTGGTCCTCAATACCATCGCCAAGGGTCTACCCGGTCTGGGACTTAGCCTGGCCGGTCTGGCCCTCGGGCTGGCTCTCTTCTTCCTCAGTGCACTGGTCGGCCGTATCCTCGGTGCGGGTGACTGCAAGCTCTTCGCAGCCGTGGGAGCGCTGCAGGGGCCGCAGTTCCTGCTGTGGGCGATCCTCATCTCGCTGATCGTTGGCGGGGTGTTCGGTATCCTCGTCGCCCTGTGGCGCGGGGTGCTGCGACACAGTCTCCAGCGCGTCTGGCAGGCGGTCTACTTCAAGATCTGTCTGAAGATGCCCATGGACATTGCCCAGACGAGCTCGAAGCTTCGACTGCCGTATGCCGTCGCCATTCTGGCGGGCTGCCTGTTCACCATCTGGTGGCAACAGGGCCGGCCCCAATAG
- a CDS encoding nucleotidyltransferase domain-containing protein has protein sequence MDKRQVRRRVAQYARVVAAEFPDSQIVLFGSHATGEAGADSDIDVAVILPEITGDFLTLAARLCHLRNDIDPMIEPHLLSRANDDSGFVREVLRTGEVIYRAA, from the coding sequence ATGGATAAGCGACAGGTGCGACGCCGGGTCGCGCAGTACGCCCGAGTAGTCGCTGCGGAATTCCCGGACAGTCAGATCGTCCTGTTCGGCTCGCACGCCACCGGCGAGGCGGGCGCGGACAGTGACATTGACGTGGCCGTGATCTTGCCCGAGATCACGGGGGACTTCCTGACACTGGCCGCACGGTTGTGTCACCTGCGCAACGACATTGACCCGATGATCGAGCCGCACCTGTTGTCCCGCGCGAACGATGACAGTGGGTTCGTCCGCGAGGTCCTGCGCACCGGCGAGGTCATCTACCGGGCGGCGTAG
- a CDS encoding pilus assembly protein TadG-related protein has translation MDRPDRGAALSAPHRHRGRGKRLFSGARRARGYVAAMVAVGLTALLGVAALSVDVGRVMMAAQRAQDVADAAAFAGGSLLRVPADAIVAAQQCVAANNQSNQGFAITCTYVADSALSDIRYFAPYTYVPDYGWLGWAAKAIRVTTHVTVPYTFGRAVGLTEKQITRRATAVRAPVGGCPIAPLWVSHPTEYKYGEYQNLLMADGPCYAEIPGNFGWLALPSEVEASWVDVLSGIPLSDADTEALFCDIGDYVTGYPGLSVGQWVNGLESRITRAQAGWAGETWDNCSANNPRIVIVPLVTYVSGTGSGATFQIEKFGAFWLDFADSSGNPKHIDGRFIRYTLPGAGIEPLSDDVGLFSYRLAG, from the coding sequence ATGGATCGGCCAGACAGAGGCGCCGCCCTGAGCGCACCCCACCGCCATCGCGGTCGTGGGAAGCGGCTGTTCTCCGGGGCACGCCGCGCGCGGGGCTATGTCGCCGCCATGGTCGCCGTGGGGCTGACGGCCCTCCTGGGCGTGGCGGCTCTATCGGTGGATGTCGGGCGGGTGATGATGGCAGCCCAGCGCGCTCAGGATGTCGCGGATGCCGCTGCCTTCGCCGGCGGTTCGCTCTTGCGCGTGCCGGCCGACGCCATCGTGGCGGCCCAGCAGTGCGTGGCCGCCAATAACCAGTCCAACCAGGGCTTTGCCATCACCTGTACGTATGTGGCGGACAGCGCGCTCTCTGACATCCGGTACTTCGCGCCGTACACCTATGTTCCGGACTATGGGTGGCTTGGCTGGGCCGCCAAGGCGATCCGGGTCACGACCCATGTCACCGTGCCCTACACCTTTGGCCGGGCCGTCGGACTCACGGAGAAGCAGATCACCCGTCGGGCGACGGCTGTCCGCGCCCCGGTGGGCGGTTGCCCCATCGCGCCGCTCTGGGTCTCTCACCCCACCGAGTACAAGTATGGGGAGTATCAGAACCTGCTGATGGCCGATGGGCCGTGCTACGCCGAGATCCCTGGCAACTTCGGCTGGCTGGCGCTCCCCTCCGAGGTAGAGGCCTCGTGGGTTGACGTCCTATCCGGCATACCGCTGTCGGATGCCGACACCGAAGCTCTGTTCTGCGACATAGGCGACTATGTCACTGGCTACCCGGGGTTATCGGTAGGGCAGTGGGTGAATGGCCTGGAGTCGCGCATCACGCGCGCCCAGGCTGGCTGGGCCGGGGAGACCTGGGACAACTGCAGCGCCAATAACCCACGTATCGTCATCGTGCCGTTGGTGACCTACGTATCAGGCACGGGGTCCGGTGCGACATTCCAGATTGAGAAGTTCGGCGCGTTCTGGCTGGATTTTGCGGACTCCAGCGGCAACCCGAAGCACATTGACGGGCGCTTCATCAGGTACACGCTGCCCGGGGCGGGCATTGAGCCCCTCTCGGATGACGTAGGACTGTTCAGCTACCGGTTGGCGGGATAA
- a CDS encoding pilus assembly protein, with product MDAKMIPGRKTDRQGTASVEFALVLPLLLALLFGIIEFGFLFKDQLSIQQAAREGARTAAVGRLQSEVGNRILTTASTLTTAHLTYDIMYRTYSAGVWSGWTTLGDLADGSQNDAPVGAQIRVRTNYVHPFATGSLFARLIGRPGATSMTLHAEMVMRRE from the coding sequence ATGGATGCCAAGATGATACCGGGACGCAAGACAGATCGCCAAGGTACGGCCAGCGTGGAGTTTGCGTTGGTGCTGCCTTTGCTGCTGGCGTTGCTTTTCGGGATCATCGAGTTCGGGTTCCTTTTCAAGGACCAACTCAGCATCCAGCAGGCGGCGCGCGAGGGTGCCAGGACGGCGGCGGTCGGGCGGCTGCAGTCGGAGGTCGGTAATCGCATTCTCACTACAGCCTCGACGCTGACCACGGCCCATCTGACCTACGACATCATGTACCGCACGTATAGCGCCGGTGTATGGAGCGGTTGGACCACCCTCGGCGACCTGGCTGACGGCTCGCAGAACGACGCGCCGGTCGGGGCTCAGATCCGCGTGCGCACCAACTACGTGCATCCGTTTGCGACAGGTTCGCTGTTCGCCCGCCTGATTGGCAGGCCCGGCGCAACCAGCATGACGCTGCACGCGGAGATGGTGATGCGCCGTGAGTAG
- a CDS encoding HEPN domain-containing protein: protein MAPEEHLDGEQVARQVRYWRDLAQYDLETAKIMLVNDRYLYVGFMCHQVIEKALKGLIVCATRSMPPYTHALVRLAKSGGSYDELPTEDQALLDVLEPLNIEARFPAQKDALLRSLSAERCRTLIENTERLLTWISDRCDAGSRSTPE, encoded by the coding sequence ATGGCACCCGAAGAGCACCTCGATGGCGAGCAGGTTGCCCGGCAGGTCCGCTACTGGCGTGACCTGGCCCAGTACGACCTCGAGACAGCCAAGATCATGCTGGTCAATGACCGGTACCTCTACGTCGGCTTCATGTGCCACCAGGTCATCGAGAAGGCGCTCAAGGGCCTCATCGTCTGCGCCACGCGAAGCATGCCGCCCTACACACATGCTCTCGTGAGGTTGGCGAAATCGGGCGGTTCGTACGACGAGCTGCCAACCGAGGATCAGGCGCTATTGGATGTACTGGAACCGCTGAACATTGAGGCGCGCTTCCCGGCGCAGAAGGACGCCCTGTTGCGGTCCCTCTCCGCCGAGCGCTGCCGCACGCTGATCGAGAACACGGAACGGTTACTGACATGGATAAGCGACAGGTGCGACGCCGGGTCGCGCAGTACGCCCGAGTAG
- a CDS encoding AbrB/MazE/SpoVT family DNA-binding domain-containing protein translates to MPAVTISPKYQIVIPREVREQLRLKPGQRVKLLVLDGVATLVPVVPIEELRGIGKGHTYEGYREEEDEQRWPS, encoded by the coding sequence ATGCCTGCCGTGACCATCTCACCGAAGTACCAGATCGTCATCCCCAGAGAAGTGCGGGAGCAGCTGCGCCTCAAGCCGGGGCAGAGAGTGAAGCTGCTTGTGCTCGACGGCGTCGCCACTCTGGTTCCGGTGGTCCCGATTGAGGAGTTGCGGGGCATCGGCAAGGGACATACGTACGAGGGCTACCGCGAAGAGGAGGATGAGCAGCGATGGCCGTCGTGA
- the cpaB gene encoding Flp pilus assembly protein CpaB, with translation MRLTRQAALAIALIAGLLAALFAWMFIGQQNKPKAKAPETVQIPVPIATIKAGTELQAAMFQLGEQPKEQLTPNIVTDAQTLQGRVAVMELPGGQPVRVEQIRERDVRLGMAWALNPGLRGMAVSLDVVGTVGDFIKPLDHVDVLTAFRQDNQAVVRTLVQDVVVLAIGQTITSAPPATTTEETGETTKEAPPPRKTETPVTLALTPAQAQLILTADQAGDLRLTLRGKGDRSVLPLAPANSWSMVGQVPKPGATPTTTQGAPSASAASPQPPAATAPAPAPAPVRTAGAGQAPQAGPKLPKQPYVEVVRGSAREIVVP, from the coding sequence ATGCGACTCACGAGGCAGGCCGCTTTGGCTATTGCCCTGATCGCTGGGCTATTGGCAGCTCTCTTCGCCTGGATGTTCATCGGTCAGCAGAACAAGCCCAAGGCCAAGGCACCGGAGACGGTCCAGATTCCGGTGCCGATCGCCACCATCAAGGCGGGGACTGAGCTGCAGGCGGCGATGTTCCAATTGGGGGAACAGCCCAAGGAGCAGCTCACGCCGAACATCGTCACCGATGCCCAGACTCTGCAGGGACGCGTCGCGGTGATGGAGCTGCCCGGGGGGCAGCCGGTACGCGTCGAGCAGATCCGGGAACGGGACGTCAGGCTGGGCATGGCCTGGGCTCTTAACCCGGGCTTGCGGGGTATGGCGGTGTCCCTGGATGTGGTTGGCACCGTCGGTGACTTCATCAAGCCTCTCGACCACGTCGATGTGCTGACGGCCTTCCGGCAGGACAACCAGGCCGTGGTGCGGACGCTGGTGCAGGATGTGGTGGTGCTGGCCATCGGCCAGACGATCACGTCCGCCCCGCCCGCCACAACGACCGAGGAGACCGGCGAGACCACGAAGGAAGCGCCGCCGCCGCGGAAGACCGAGACGCCGGTCACGCTCGCACTCACACCCGCCCAGGCCCAACTGATCCTCACCGCTGACCAGGCCGGCGACCTCCGCTTGACGCTGCGCGGCAAGGGCGACCGCTCGGTCCTCCCGCTGGCGCCGGCCAACAGTTGGTCGATGGTAGGGCAGGTCCCGAAGCCCGGCGCAACGCCGACCACAACCCAGGGGGCACCGTCGGCCTCCGCCGCTTCGCCCCAGCCCCCGGCAGCTACCGCTCCGGCGCCAGCGCCAGCGCCCGTGCGCACTGCGGGAGCCGGGCAGGCTCCACAAGCCGGCCCGAAGCTGCCCAAGCAGCCGTACGTGGAAGTGGTGCGGGGGAGCGCTCGCGAGATCGTTGTCCCGTAG